In a genomic window of Oncorhynchus kisutch isolate 150728-3 unplaced genomic scaffold, Okis_V2 scaffold4072, whole genome shotgun sequence:
- the LOC109879899 gene encoding serine/threonine-protein kinase LMTK1 isoform X1 — protein sequence MLACLCCKKGHIGFKEFENTEGEEYQADLASSQNGPEVYILPLTEVSLPVSKQPGRSIQLLKSSELGRHSLLYVKEIGHGWFGKVLLGEVNAGLSTTQVVVKELKASASVQDQMHFLEEAQPYRALQNPALLQCLAQCSEVTPYLLVMEFCPLGDLKSYLRSCRAADSVTPDPLTLQRMACEIASGLLHLHKHNFIHSDLALRNCLLTSERTVKIGDYGLSHSRYKDDYFVTPDQIWVPLRWIAPELIDEVHGNLLVVDQTKDSNVWSLGVTIWELFELGNQPYRHYTDRQVLTYAVKEQQLKLTRPRLKVPLAERWYEVMQFCWLQPEQRPNSEEVHLLLTYLCAKGASGVQEDFEQRWNSLRPNLTGSTTHSHTAPAPPPLAQTTVPAPARPSIPGDVELEPASTSRNSFPLLEHFSHDSFHSDSGDDILTVTETSYGGLNFEYKWEQARAEQPYCSSSTSGPLGQGNPHYQDVYYPVGNTSTSGSCKGDGGDGGLVLGVSPSYYESDHSGSGSGSGVGVVPVLSAHSPSVGSEYYIRIEEPVECNINLDDSVVDYSPGLEAEDGSLSSGSRTPQPQSQSQSQPSAYWSAAAGDSSGGKHSTHDSDNSPALSLTMEPLLRQTASTASPVELGRSHQYFSPNQRQAFYCEQSPIRETCCQSPEDTPIMSQLNLHHPMGRLETPLGVGSSHSQCLSSPSLGHCDPYLEASQGFSTTARRTVSEGYYDMMGPLRKTLPMAKHISIDVETGDGGLLVGGRRRGESDTGDIDDGDLFSEREATNWTSNHSANNNSMTFDLRQTGQSQDSYLDLHYTNTTTHSSNVTGLCNSSNMCQQHSSRAFSYMEATGRESTVFSSSSRPNEGSSATTYSHLCHGARDKPVCLSDHSTLDHLRGVAVDSLSSSSVAVKCVNLKGGVKDGVPTTKTTTTVSVEGHSKNPSLITGERPFSHPKMIPEPGCIQSPSTYMELDTRTGLSTKAVLTEKQGGNVWEIPSHVKDRGPVEVMSGGVGERRLGMGLAHPEGVLLEPVGSLFEASRGLDSGLEMAGHSSISLVDISNCSYDDEDDDITDITSGILADYSLDYADEVGDDLSPAHHPHGRSLQNPVGTPDSVDTLDMLSLSLSVTTASPCEAFSLDDVFLHPSSSLSSSFTSSSLLPKSLDSGYDTENNESPEFILKEGGGNGDFLLDCEGNQQQHPVLGGSHLARGGVSLGPRSDQMVLQQVDLGDGVGVTLCTSSSSGCTELQLKGLSDKNPFVDSAYFSDYDAENERSPQDEGSNFFSSPGDKKDFVGHTASKQRIRSARRDELQPQTGREDGYRDLTDLTGNTNTNTNTNGVVVFDTTIGSSPSSAPGPRLSMLAPFPPQMGGCLAKESAPDDAVGLESEHSGEEPASGCSSTMVSEGSSTVQEASARHSDQENHHRASEDDYSPIQSLGSDSTIDYREEVMKEKEEDGEGEQGSTEEDMPEFNQVDEDGENGERGGEEEEYEELEEENEEEEEKAGYSRHQNGPVGLLTSSPSLLSCSPSLQELCREVERRAPLTEGEESDDSESEEELRSYNLQEELSEEESEGEVMGVPVVVSDSSGARNLRSLLKMPKLLTQSFCDELDRKKKAVSFFDDVTVFLFDQESPTGELADFTFPPGAESSGQASGGENPQPDLQPHPTMGHHLHPPGRAPHASEDSDGNMSEEGGGFEWEDDIPLMTSPLSSPSTAEPPVSDPIPVPAAKPPEDKPPEDKPPEDKPPEDKPVAVTAASQFSRFSVSRSRFSITHVPNPDMNSGGSSEDGERQ from the exons GTTCTCTTGGGGGAGGTGAATGCAGGTCTCAGCACCACCCAGGTGGTAGTCAAGGAGCTGAAGGCCAGTGCCAGTGTCCAGGACCAGATGCACTTCCTGGAAGAGGCACAGCCATACCG TGCCCTCCAGAACCCAGCCCTCCTGCAGTGCCTGGCACAGTGCTCAGAGGTTACACCCTATCTACTGGTCATGGAGTTCTGTCCTCTG GGCGACCTGAAGAGTTACCTGCGCAGCTGTCGGGCGGCTGACTCCGTGACCCCTGATCCCCTGACCCTCCAGCGAATGGCGTGCGAGATCGCCTCGGGCCTGCTGCACCTTCACAAGCACAACTTCATTCACAG TGACCTGGCCTTAAGGAACTGCCTTCTGACCTCAGAGAGGACAGTAAAGATAGGAGACTATGGCCTCTCACACAGCAGATACAAG GATGACTACTTTGTGACTCCAGACCAGATCTGGGTGCCGCTGCGTTGGATCGCCCCAGAGCTCATAGACGAGGTCCATGGTAACCTACTAGTGGTGGACCAGACTAAGGACAGCAACGTCTG gtctCTGGGAGTGACTATCTGGGAGTTGTTTGAGTTGGGGAACCAGCCGtacagacactacactgacagacaggtCCTGACCTACGCTGTGAAGGAACAGCAGCTCAAACTAACCAGGCCCCGGCTCAAAGTACCCCTGGCTGAGCGctg gTATGAAGTGATGCAGTTCTGCTGGCTGCAGCCAGAGCAGAGACCCAACAGTGAGGAGGTACACCTCCTCCTCACCTACCTGTGTGCCAAGGGGGCCAGTGGAGTCCAGGAGGACTTTGAACAGCGCTGGAACTCCCTGAGACCCAACCTGACTGGCAGCACCACCCACAGCCACACCGCCCCAGCCCCTCCACCACTAGCCCAGACTACTGTCCCTGCCCCAGCCCGACCATCTATCCCTGGGGACGTGGAGTTGGAGCCGGCCTCCACCTCCCGTAACTCCTTCCCCCTCCTAGAACACTTCTCCCACGACAGCTTCCACTCAGACAGCGGTGACGACATCCTGACCGTGACAGAGACCAGCTATGGTGGGCTCAACTTTGAGTACAAGTGGGAGCAGGCGAGAGCCGAGCAGCCATACTGTTCCTCATCCACCAGCGGGCCTCTGGGCCAGGGCAACCCTCACTACCAGGACGTATACTACCCCGTCGGGAACACCTCCACCTCGGGCAGCTGTAAAGGGGACGGAGGGGATGGAGGGCTTGTTCTGGGGGTCTCCCCATCCTACTACGAGTCCGACCACTCCGGATCGGGGTCAGGGTCGGGGGTAGGGGTGGTGCCGGTGTTGAGCGCTCACAGCCCTTCGGTCGGCAGTGAGTACTACATCCGTATTGAGGAGCCGGTGGAGTGTAATATCAACCTGGATGATAGTGTGGTTGACTACAGCCCTGGGTTGGAGGCTGAGGATGGCAGCCTCTCCTCAGGGAGCAGAACCccacagccccagtcccagtcccagtcccagcccagTGCCTACTGGTCAGCAGCAGCAGGCGATAGCAGTGGGGGTAAACACAGTACCCATGACTCTGACAATAGCCCGGCCTTGTCCCTGACCATGGAGCCTCTCctgagacagacagccagcacAGCCAGTCCCGTGGAGCTGGGGCGGTCCCACCAGTACTTCTCACCCAATCAGAGACAGGCTTTCTACTGTGAACAGTCGCCCATTCGAGAGACGTGTTGCCAATCACCAGAGGACACGCCCATAATGTCCCAGCTGAACCTGCATCATCCAATGGGGAGGCTGGAAACCCCTCTGGGGGTGGGGTCCTCCCACTCCCAGTGCCTGAGTAGCCCTAGTCTGGGACACTGTGACCCCTACCTCGAGGCTAGCCAAGGCTTCTCCACCACAGCCAGAAGGACGGTTAGTGAAGGCTACTATGACATGATGGGTCCCCTCAGAAAGACTCTACCCATGGCTAAACATATTAGCATCGACGTGGAGACAGGGGACGGGGGACTTTTGGTGgggggcaggagaagaggagaaagtgACACTGGGGACATCGACGATGGTGATCTCTTCTCTGAGAGAGAAGCCACCAACTGGACCTCCAACCACTCGGCCAATAACAACAGCATGACTTTTGACCTTAGGCAGACGGGCCAATCACAGGACAGCTATCTGGACCTCCATTACACCAACACCACGACACACTCCTCTAATGTAACAGGCTTGTGTAACAGTAGCAACATGTGCCAGCAGCACAGCTCCAGAGCCTTCAGCTATATGGaggccacagggagagagagcactgtCTTCTCTTCCTCTAGCAGACCCAATGAGGGCAGTAGTGCTACTACATATAGTCACCTGTGTCACGGAGCTAGAGATAAACCTGTGTGTCTCTCAGACCACTCTACCCTAGATCATCTCAGAGGTGTTGCTGTtgactctctctccagctcttctGTTGCTGTCAAGTGTGTTAACCTCAAAGGTGGTGTAAAGGACGGCGTCCCCACCACCAAAACTACAACTACGGTGTCTGTAGAGGGACACAGTAAAAACCCATCTCTGATTACAGGAGAGAGGCCATTCTCCCATCCCAAGATGATCCCAGAACCAGGCTGTATCCAATCTCCGTCCACATACATGGAGCTTGACACTCGCACAGGCCTCAGCACTAAGGCAGTCCTGACAGAGAAGCAGGGGGGTAATGTCTGGGAGATACCTTCACATGTTAAAGACAGAGGTCCAGTGGAGGTGATGTCTGGTggtgtgggggagaggagactgGGGATGGGGTTGGCCCACCCTGAAGGGGTACTGCTGGAGCCGGTCGGGTCCTTGTTTGAGGCTAGCAGAGGGCTGGACAGTGGGTTGGAGATGGCCGGTCATTCCAGCATCAGCCTAGTGGACATCAGCAACTGTAGCTACGACGATGAGGACGATGACATAACGGATATCACTTCTGGAATTTTGGCCGACTACTCCCTGGACTATGCTGACGAGGTCGGAGACGATCTAAGCCCCGCCCACCACCCCCACGGACGCTCCCTGCAGAACCCGGTGGGAACCCCCGACTCCGTGGACACCCTGGACATGCTGTCGCTGTCATTGTCGGTTACCACCGCCAGCCCCTGTGAGGCCTTCAGCCTTGATGAcgtctttctccatccctcctcctccctctcctcttctttcacctcctcatctctcctccccaaGTCCCTGGACAGTGGCTACGACACAGAGAACAATGAAAGCCCAGAGTTCATCCTAAAGGAGGGAGGTGGGAATGGGGACTTCCTATTGGACTGTGAAGGAAACCAGCAACAACACCCAGTCCTCGGTGGGAGCCACCTGGCCCGCGGTGGGGTTAGCCTGGGGCCGAGGTCGGACCAGATGGTCCTTCAGCAGGTGGACCTGGGTGATGGGGTTGGGGTCACTCTGtgtacctcttcctcctctggcTGCACTGAGCTGCAGCTAAAGGGACTAAGTGACAAGAATCCATTCGTGGACTCTGCCTACTTCTCTGACTACGACGCGGAGAACGAGAGGAGTCCCCAGGATGAAGGGAGTAACTTCTTCTCCAGTCCAGGAGATAAGAAGGACTTTGTGGGGCACACAGCCTCGAAACAGAGGATACGGTCGGCGAGGAGAGATGAACTCCAACCACAGACGGGGAGAGAGGACGGTTACCGTGACCTGACAGACCTGAcaggaaacacaaacacaaatacaaatacaaatggagTGGTGGTGTTTGACACTACCATaggttcctctccctcctcggcCCCCGGCCCGCGCCTCTCCATGCTGGCCCCCTTCCCCCCTCAGATGGGGGGCTGTCTGGCCAAAGAGTCCGCCCCTGACGATGCTGTAGGCCTGGAGTCTGAGCACAGCGGCGAGGAGCCGGCATCTGGGTGCAGCTCCACCATGGTGTCTGAGGGTTCCTCCACAGTGCAGGAGGCTTCAGCCAGACACTCTGACCAGGAGAACCATCACAGGGCCTCAGAGGATGACTACTCCCCCATCCAGTCCCTGGGCTCCGACTCTACCATAGACTATAGAGAGGAGGTGatgaaagagaaggaggaggatggggagggagagcagggatcGACTGAGGAGGACATGCCAGAGTTTAATCAGGTCGAcgaggatggagagaatggagagagaggaggagaagaggaggagtatgaggagttagaggaggagaacgaagaggaggaggagaaggctggctACAGCAGACACCAGAACGGTCCTGTTGGCCTACTCACCTCATCTCCATCGCTCCTCTCCTGCTCCCCCTCACTCCAGGAGCTGTGTCGGGAGGTGGAGAGGCGAGCTCCTCTAACCGAGGGGGAGGAGTCAGACGACAGCGAGTCAGAGGAGGAGCTGCGGAGCTACAACCTGCAGGAGGAGCTGAGCGAGGAGGAAAGTGAGGGGGAG GTGATGGGGGTGCCGGTGGTGGTGAGCGATAGTAGTGGGGCCAGAAACCTCCGCAGCCTCCTCAAGATGCCTAAGCTCCTCACACAGTCCTTCTGTGACGAGCTGGACAGGAAGAAGAAAGCCGTGTCCTTCTTTGATGACGTCACCGTCTTCCTGTTCGACCAG GAGAGCCCCACAGGAGAGCTGGCTGACTTCACGTTTCCCCCAGGAGCAGAGTCCAGCGGCCAGGCCTCAGGCGGGGAGAACCCCCAGCCGGACCTCCAGCCCCACCCCACCATGGGCCACCACCTCCACCCCCCAGGCAGGGCACCACACGCCTCAGAGGACTCTGATGGCAACATGTCAGAAGAAG gtgGTGGGTTTGAGTGGGAGGATGACATCCCATTGATGACCAGCCCGTTGTCCAGCCCGTCTACAGCTGAGCCACCGGTCTCTGATCCCATCCCGGTCCCTGCTGCCAAGCCTCCCGAGGACAAGCCTCCCGAGGACAAGCCTCCCGAGGACAAGCCTCCCGAGGACAAGCCggtagcagtaacagcagcatcACAGTTCTCCCGTTTCAGCGTGTCCCGCTCCCGCTTCTCCATCACACACGTCCCCAATCCAGACATGAACTCTGGAG GGAGCAGTGAAGATGGAGAGAGGCAGTGA
- the LOC109879899 gene encoding serine/threonine-protein kinase LMTK1 isoform X3 has translation MEFCPLGDLKSYLRSCRAADSVTPDPLTLQRMACEIASGLLHLHKHNFIHSDLALRNCLLTSERTVKIGDYGLSHSRYKDDYFVTPDQIWVPLRWIAPELIDEVHGNLLVVDQTKDSNVWSLGVTIWELFELGNQPYRHYTDRQVLTYAVKEQQLKLTRPRLKVPLAERWYEVMQFCWLQPEQRPNSEEVHLLLTYLCAKGASGVQEDFEQRWNSLRPNLTGSTTHSHTAPAPPPLAQTTVPAPARPSIPGDVELEPASTSRNSFPLLEHFSHDSFHSDSGDDILTVTETSYGGLNFEYKWEQARAEQPYCSSSTSGPLGQGNPHYQDVYYPVGNTSTSGSCKGDGGDGGLVLGVSPSYYESDHSGSGSGSGVGVVPVLSAHSPSVGSEYYIRIEEPVECNINLDDSVVDYSPGLEAEDGSLSSGSRTPQPQSQSQSQPSAYWSAAAGDSSGGKHSTHDSDNSPALSLTMEPLLRQTASTASPVELGRSHQYFSPNQRQAFYCEQSPIRETCCQSPEDTPIMSQLNLHHPMGRLETPLGVGSSHSQCLSSPSLGHCDPYLEASQGFSTTARRTVSEGYYDMMGPLRKTLPMAKHISIDVETGDGGLLVGGRRRGESDTGDIDDGDLFSEREATNWTSNHSANNNSMTFDLRQTGQSQDSYLDLHYTNTTTHSSNVTGLCNSSNMCQQHSSRAFSYMEATGRESTVFSSSSRPNEGSSATTYSHLCHGARDKPVCLSDHSTLDHLRGVAVDSLSSSSVAVKCVNLKGGVKDGVPTTKTTTTVSVEGHSKNPSLITGERPFSHPKMIPEPGCIQSPSTYMELDTRTGLSTKAVLTEKQGGNVWEIPSHVKDRGPVEVMSGGVGERRLGMGLAHPEGVLLEPVGSLFEASRGLDSGLEMAGHSSISLVDISNCSYDDEDDDITDITSGILADYSLDYADEVGDDLSPAHHPHGRSLQNPVGTPDSVDTLDMLSLSLSVTTASPCEAFSLDDVFLHPSSSLSSSFTSSSLLPKSLDSGYDTENNESPEFILKEGGGNGDFLLDCEGNQQQHPVLGGSHLARGGVSLGPRSDQMVLQQVDLGDGVGVTLCTSSSSGCTELQLKGLSDKNPFVDSAYFSDYDAENERSPQDEGSNFFSSPGDKKDFVGHTASKQRIRSARRDELQPQTGREDGYRDLTDLTGNTNTNTNTNGVVVFDTTIGSSPSSAPGPRLSMLAPFPPQMGGCLAKESAPDDAVGLESEHSGEEPASGCSSTMVSEGSSTVQEASARHSDQENHHRASEDDYSPIQSLGSDSTIDYREEVMKEKEEDGEGEQGSTEEDMPEFNQVDEDGENGERGGEEEEYEELEEENEEEEEKAGYSRHQNGPVGLLTSSPSLLSCSPSLQELCREVERRAPLTEGEESDDSESEEELRSYNLQEELSEEESEGEVMGVPVVVSDSSGARNLRSLLKMPKLLTQSFCDELDRKKKAVSFFDDVTVFLFDQESPTGELADFTFPPGAESSGQASGGENPQPDLQPHPTMGHHLHPPGRAPHASEDSDGNMSEEGGGFEWEDDIPLMTSPLSSPSTAEPPVSDPIPVPAAKPPEDKPPEDKPPEDKPPEDKPVAVTAASQFSRFSVSRSRFSITHVPNPDMNSGGSSEDGERQ, from the exons ATGGAGTTCTGTCCTCTG GGCGACCTGAAGAGTTACCTGCGCAGCTGTCGGGCGGCTGACTCCGTGACCCCTGATCCCCTGACCCTCCAGCGAATGGCGTGCGAGATCGCCTCGGGCCTGCTGCACCTTCACAAGCACAACTTCATTCACAG TGACCTGGCCTTAAGGAACTGCCTTCTGACCTCAGAGAGGACAGTAAAGATAGGAGACTATGGCCTCTCACACAGCAGATACAAG GATGACTACTTTGTGACTCCAGACCAGATCTGGGTGCCGCTGCGTTGGATCGCCCCAGAGCTCATAGACGAGGTCCATGGTAACCTACTAGTGGTGGACCAGACTAAGGACAGCAACGTCTG gtctCTGGGAGTGACTATCTGGGAGTTGTTTGAGTTGGGGAACCAGCCGtacagacactacactgacagacaggtCCTGACCTACGCTGTGAAGGAACAGCAGCTCAAACTAACCAGGCCCCGGCTCAAAGTACCCCTGGCTGAGCGctg gTATGAAGTGATGCAGTTCTGCTGGCTGCAGCCAGAGCAGAGACCCAACAGTGAGGAGGTACACCTCCTCCTCACCTACCTGTGTGCCAAGGGGGCCAGTGGAGTCCAGGAGGACTTTGAACAGCGCTGGAACTCCCTGAGACCCAACCTGACTGGCAGCACCACCCACAGCCACACCGCCCCAGCCCCTCCACCACTAGCCCAGACTACTGTCCCTGCCCCAGCCCGACCATCTATCCCTGGGGACGTGGAGTTGGAGCCGGCCTCCACCTCCCGTAACTCCTTCCCCCTCCTAGAACACTTCTCCCACGACAGCTTCCACTCAGACAGCGGTGACGACATCCTGACCGTGACAGAGACCAGCTATGGTGGGCTCAACTTTGAGTACAAGTGGGAGCAGGCGAGAGCCGAGCAGCCATACTGTTCCTCATCCACCAGCGGGCCTCTGGGCCAGGGCAACCCTCACTACCAGGACGTATACTACCCCGTCGGGAACACCTCCACCTCGGGCAGCTGTAAAGGGGACGGAGGGGATGGAGGGCTTGTTCTGGGGGTCTCCCCATCCTACTACGAGTCCGACCACTCCGGATCGGGGTCAGGGTCGGGGGTAGGGGTGGTGCCGGTGTTGAGCGCTCACAGCCCTTCGGTCGGCAGTGAGTACTACATCCGTATTGAGGAGCCGGTGGAGTGTAATATCAACCTGGATGATAGTGTGGTTGACTACAGCCCTGGGTTGGAGGCTGAGGATGGCAGCCTCTCCTCAGGGAGCAGAACCccacagccccagtcccagtcccagtcccagcccagTGCCTACTGGTCAGCAGCAGCAGGCGATAGCAGTGGGGGTAAACACAGTACCCATGACTCTGACAATAGCCCGGCCTTGTCCCTGACCATGGAGCCTCTCctgagacagacagccagcacAGCCAGTCCCGTGGAGCTGGGGCGGTCCCACCAGTACTTCTCACCCAATCAGAGACAGGCTTTCTACTGTGAACAGTCGCCCATTCGAGAGACGTGTTGCCAATCACCAGAGGACACGCCCATAATGTCCCAGCTGAACCTGCATCATCCAATGGGGAGGCTGGAAACCCCTCTGGGGGTGGGGTCCTCCCACTCCCAGTGCCTGAGTAGCCCTAGTCTGGGACACTGTGACCCCTACCTCGAGGCTAGCCAAGGCTTCTCCACCACAGCCAGAAGGACGGTTAGTGAAGGCTACTATGACATGATGGGTCCCCTCAGAAAGACTCTACCCATGGCTAAACATATTAGCATCGACGTGGAGACAGGGGACGGGGGACTTTTGGTGgggggcaggagaagaggagaaagtgACACTGGGGACATCGACGATGGTGATCTCTTCTCTGAGAGAGAAGCCACCAACTGGACCTCCAACCACTCGGCCAATAACAACAGCATGACTTTTGACCTTAGGCAGACGGGCCAATCACAGGACAGCTATCTGGACCTCCATTACACCAACACCACGACACACTCCTCTAATGTAACAGGCTTGTGTAACAGTAGCAACATGTGCCAGCAGCACAGCTCCAGAGCCTTCAGCTATATGGaggccacagggagagagagcactgtCTTCTCTTCCTCTAGCAGACCCAATGAGGGCAGTAGTGCTACTACATATAGTCACCTGTGTCACGGAGCTAGAGATAAACCTGTGTGTCTCTCAGACCACTCTACCCTAGATCATCTCAGAGGTGTTGCTGTtgactctctctccagctcttctGTTGCTGTCAAGTGTGTTAACCTCAAAGGTGGTGTAAAGGACGGCGTCCCCACCACCAAAACTACAACTACGGTGTCTGTAGAGGGACACAGTAAAAACCCATCTCTGATTACAGGAGAGAGGCCATTCTCCCATCCCAAGATGATCCCAGAACCAGGCTGTATCCAATCTCCGTCCACATACATGGAGCTTGACACTCGCACAGGCCTCAGCACTAAGGCAGTCCTGACAGAGAAGCAGGGGGGTAATGTCTGGGAGATACCTTCACATGTTAAAGACAGAGGTCCAGTGGAGGTGATGTCTGGTggtgtgggggagaggagactgGGGATGGGGTTGGCCCACCCTGAAGGGGTACTGCTGGAGCCGGTCGGGTCCTTGTTTGAGGCTAGCAGAGGGCTGGACAGTGGGTTGGAGATGGCCGGTCATTCCAGCATCAGCCTAGTGGACATCAGCAACTGTAGCTACGACGATGAGGACGATGACATAACGGATATCACTTCTGGAATTTTGGCCGACTACTCCCTGGACTATGCTGACGAGGTCGGAGACGATCTAAGCCCCGCCCACCACCCCCACGGACGCTCCCTGCAGAACCCGGTGGGAACCCCCGACTCCGTGGACACCCTGGACATGCTGTCGCTGTCATTGTCGGTTACCACCGCCAGCCCCTGTGAGGCCTTCAGCCTTGATGAcgtctttctccatccctcctcctccctctcctcttctttcacctcctcatctctcctccccaaGTCCCTGGACAGTGGCTACGACACAGAGAACAATGAAAGCCCAGAGTTCATCCTAAAGGAGGGAGGTGGGAATGGGGACTTCCTATTGGACTGTGAAGGAAACCAGCAACAACACCCAGTCCTCGGTGGGAGCCACCTGGCCCGCGGTGGGGTTAGCCTGGGGCCGAGGTCGGACCAGATGGTCCTTCAGCAGGTGGACCTGGGTGATGGGGTTGGGGTCACTCTGtgtacctcttcctcctctggcTGCACTGAGCTGCAGCTAAAGGGACTAAGTGACAAGAATCCATTCGTGGACTCTGCCTACTTCTCTGACTACGACGCGGAGAACGAGAGGAGTCCCCAGGATGAAGGGAGTAACTTCTTCTCCAGTCCAGGAGATAAGAAGGACTTTGTGGGGCACACAGCCTCGAAACAGAGGATACGGTCGGCGAGGAGAGATGAACTCCAACCACAGACGGGGAGAGAGGACGGTTACCGTGACCTGACAGACCTGAcaggaaacacaaacacaaatacaaatacaaatggagTGGTGGTGTTTGACACTACCATaggttcctctccctcctcggcCCCCGGCCCGCGCCTCTCCATGCTGGCCCCCTTCCCCCCTCAGATGGGGGGCTGTCTGGCCAAAGAGTCCGCCCCTGACGATGCTGTAGGCCTGGAGTCTGAGCACAGCGGCGAGGAGCCGGCATCTGGGTGCAGCTCCACCATGGTGTCTGAGGGTTCCTCCACAGTGCAGGAGGCTTCAGCCAGACACTCTGACCAGGAGAACCATCACAGGGCCTCAGAGGATGACTACTCCCCCATCCAGTCCCTGGGCTCCGACTCTACCATAGACTATAGAGAGGAGGTGatgaaagagaaggaggaggatggggagggagagcagggatcGACTGAGGAGGACATGCCAGAGTTTAATCAGGTCGAcgaggatggagagaatggagagagaggaggagaagaggaggagtatgaggagttagaggaggagaacgaagaggaggaggagaaggctggctACAGCAGACACCAGAACGGTCCTGTTGGCCTACTCACCTCATCTCCATCGCTCCTCTCCTGCTCCCCCTCACTCCAGGAGCTGTGTCGGGAGGTGGAGAGGCGAGCTCCTCTAACCGAGGGGGAGGAGTCAGACGACAGCGAGTCAGAGGAGGAGCTGCGGAGCTACAACCTGCAGGAGGAGCTGAGCGAGGAGGAAAGTGAGGGGGAG GTGATGGGGGTGCCGGTGGTGGTGAGCGATAGTAGTGGGGCCAGAAACCTCCGCAGCCTCCTCAAGATGCCTAAGCTCCTCACACAGTCCTTCTGTGACGAGCTGGACAGGAAGAAGAAAGCCGTGTCCTTCTTTGATGACGTCACCGTCTTCCTGTTCGACCAG GAGAGCCCCACAGGAGAGCTGGCTGACTTCACGTTTCCCCCAGGAGCAGAGTCCAGCGGCCAGGCCTCAGGCGGGGAGAACCCCCAGCCGGACCTCCAGCCCCACCCCACCATGGGCCACCACCTCCACCCCCCAGGCAGGGCACCACACGCCTCAGAGGACTCTGATGGCAACATGTCAGAAGAAG gtgGTGGGTTTGAGTGGGAGGATGACATCCCATTGATGACCAGCCCGTTGTCCAGCCCGTCTACAGCTGAGCCACCGGTCTCTGATCCCATCCCGGTCCCTGCTGCCAAGCCTCCCGAGGACAAGCCTCCCGAGGACAAGCCTCCCGAGGACAAGCCTCCCGAGGACAAGCCggtagcagtaacagcagcatcACAGTTCTCCCGTTTCAGCGTGTCCCGCTCCCGCTTCTCCATCACACACGTCCCCAATCCAGACATGAACTCTGGAG GGAGCAGTGAAGATGGAGAGAGGCAGTGA